One Tripterygium wilfordii isolate XIE 37 chromosome 10, ASM1340144v1, whole genome shotgun sequence DNA segment encodes these proteins:
- the LOC120007098 gene encoding transcription factor IBH1-like — translation MNSYSSSSTLRSRFTTRFLQALVKINNGQEREANPASPRQVHRRYRRVRIAADKSLALAVGSRRSWSRTLLCKIRTQKRHRWALTRRNTQRHHKNNINGESDLGLRGQSRELQKLVPGSEGMDLCSLLDETAHYINCLATQVQVMRCIASSCNST, via the coding sequence ATGAATTCATATTCCTCTTCAAGTACATTAAGATCTAGGTTCACTACCAGGTTCCTTCAAGCTCTGGTGAAGATAAATAATGGGCAAGAAAGAGAAGCTAACCCTGCTTCTCCTCGCCAAGTCCATAGGCGATATCGGAGGGTCAGGATTGCAGCTGATAAATCCTTGGCTTTGGCTGTTGGGTCAAGGAGATCATGGAGTAGGACATTGCTTTGCAAGATCAGAACCCAAAAACGACACCGTTGGGCTTTGACAAGAAGGAATACTCAAAGACACCATAAGAATAATATTAATGGAGAGAGTGATTTGGGTTTGAGAGGTCAGTCAAGAGAGTTACAGAAGCTGGTGCCAGGGAGTGAAGGTATGGATTTGTGTAGTTTGTTGGATGAGACTGCTCACTACATCAACTGCCTTGCCACACAAGTACAGGTCATGAGATGTATTGCAAGTTCTTGCAACTCTACCTGA